atttgcataatgccagcatTTGGTTTTCATTGGCTGCCTGAgaacaatgtctactttgacTTCCCCTCAAACattgtagttgtagctgaggcctgaaagagtttggtttgtgtcgTCAACATGttgagaagatgctgttttctgcgCTGCGAAAGAAAATCCACTTTGCTGCACATCCAAAGGATGTGGACTGGGGCTTGATTGACGCCATCATTATGGATCGTGTCACTGTGTATCAACCGCTGAGGAAGATCCAGAGCTGAAGTTCAGATATGCTAATAGGCGTTTCGTTTCTGATACATACTGTAAGCAGTCGACCAATCACAatagactgggccatctgaccaatcagagcagagtaggttctcagaaaggaggggtttagagagactgaatcctttATCAAACCGTtacagacactgtgagaaaaggtTTGTCATTTGGAAACTAAAGGCTCATTTTGTTGTCAGCAAAGTGTTTATTCTTGACATTGTTGTGTAATTTAAATTGTATATCTTGCTACAGGGTTCTCTCACAGACACATGGGACTCTTTGGCTCTCCAGTGTTTCGCAGGCAAAGCTCCAGCCCCCTCCAGACAGCCTGCATAGATCTGCACCATCTgcaatgtaatatttatatacaaattacCAAAATATTATGAATTATGGTCCGTTCACACtaaggacgataactataactataaagtTGTATGAATTGTTCATgaagtccacaccacagctggaacaatatcattggaatcactttcagaactatTTTAAATCAGCtgataaattataaaaacattgacaaccaagaagagcttgagcatttaaagtggcacATGACATAACTGCAGTGTAAgcttataataaacattatCATCTGTTAGTGTAGATGCtaatatatagttatatttattgttcttggtgtgaacagggcCTTTACTGGGTTACATGCTGTTACATTATAGCTATTGAATGGATTGAGTTTTGGGATTATTTTgatgtatgttttgtttgttttcatgcttAGTATGGGTACAAAACAGAGGTTTCAAGACAATGAGGTCCAAGACCAGACGTCTGCAGTCAGGTTTTGAAGGTCCAGTAGAAGCAGAGAATTATACACCAGTCTTTATGAAGGTTAGTAAAGCATGACactgacaaaatattaattcataaatacaacAGGTTTTATCTATGTGATTATTCTCTGTCCTCTTCAGGGCCTCATGAAGGAGAAGCAAGACACAGGGAGTTTTGAACAGCTATTGAAACAGAATAACTTGTCAGAATCTCACCAGGATGCTTTTAAGACTGGCTTCACAGAGGGCTTCATGAAGGCTCAGGCATTGACACAGAGGACTCAAGGTGATATCTTAAACACATATCTTATCCTAGAGACTGTTAAATAACAAAGTATGTGTTTGCGGTAGAAACTTAATTCTTACTTCTGTTTTTATCAGACTCCGTAAAGAGGACACGTCTGATTATTTTTGCCCTCCTGCTGGTGGGCCTGTATGGTGTGTCCAGAAGCCCTCTCTTCTCGGGTAAAGGCTCGTTTTCCGACACTGGTTTGTTTCCCATTTTATTAATTCCCATTTGTATGcctaaaatatatttactgtagcTGAATTTCTTCTGCAgcttttataataaagtatgtATGTAGTGCTTAAAAGGTTTTGTGGCTGTGCTGTGAAATAATTTCTGATAAGATCATTAGAATGCAGTATGTTCACATTCAAGTTTTCATTTTACCTGTTTATCTGTTTACTTGTAGTTCGTTTTCGCACCACCTCCGGTCTGGATTCAGCCGTGGACCCTATTCAAATGAAAAATGTCACCTTTGAACATGTGAAAGGTGTAGAGGAGGCCAAGAACGAACTTCAGGATGTTGTCGAATTTTTGCGAAACCCTCAGAAATTCACTGTGCTTGGCGGTAAACTTCCCAAAGGTGAAATTTAACACTTCTTTTGATTTATGGttatagggtttttttttttttttttttattttgtagaaatatcTAATTTGGATGTCTATTTCAGGTATCCTGCTTGTggggcctccaggaacaggaaaAACCTTGTTGGCCAGAGCTGTAGCAGGTGAAGCAGACGTGCCCTTTTACTACGCCTCCGGGTCAGAGTTTGATGAAATGTTTGTGGGAGTCGGAGCGAGTCGCATCAGAAACCTTTTCAGTGAGTCTTTCGAGGAAAAAATGTGGTCTTAGAAAGCTTCTTAAACTACTTTAAAgtggtcatgaactgcattttttGTTATGTTCTCTGAGGTCCACTTATAATGTTATCAAGATGATCAAAAACATCCTAATTTAGAAGTATAATAAGCTATTTTCTATCCTGTTTGTGACCCTCTCTTTCGAACACTCCGTTTTGATGGGCGTGCCTCATTCAAGGCTTGGAAGTAAACGCCCACTGCCATGGTTGGGTAACagttttgcatattaaaataatttccacCATTACACATGTGGAATTGTTTTGAAAACTTCCTATGTTGAAAAATATTTCTGgaactttgttaaaaaaaaaatccatccatGCTTTCTTAATGTTAGGATCACAAGGATGGCAATGCAAAGACTGTGTTTTTCCACAGcttgacacttcaaaatgtcTTGTAATGCTCAGAGTCAGAGTCTCTCTCATATTTACTACTACATGACGTGCAAAATGATGACGGGGCTAAAGAGGCAATGATGTAGACATTGATCTTCTGCAGATCTGTTGAGCAGGTGATCTTTTGTTGGTCTATGACGTAATAATGTGACAAAATCAGAAACGAGTCGTTTTCTGTGCTTGTACTAACGGGTTCTGAAACTTGCAGGATATTTTTATAGTACAGTGACCTCTTACATGTCAAAAggtcaaggaaaatttgatttctaaATTCTTGACCCttttaacaaatgtttttgCTGGTTTTTCTCACAGAGGAGGCCAAAGCTAGTGCACCATGTGTAATATTTATTGACGAGCTGGACAGTGTAGGAGGCAAGAGAATCGAGTCTCCCATGCACCCGTACTCGCGACAGACCATCAACCAACTGCTCGCTGAGATGGACGGGTGAGTCCATAGCTTTTTATTACATGTCCTCTTTTTGAAAGGAGTTACATGGGtcttattttagtattttgatGATTTCAGGTTTAAACCTAATGAAGGTGTCATTGTGATTGGAGCTACAAACTTTGCTGAAGCTTTGGACAAGTAGGTTTCTCCAGCCATCAGTAAATTCCACTTTTTTACATGCAGGCATTTATTGCAAAGACTTTTAGGGTTGTAAAAATCTTGTTAATGTGTGTTTCAGTGCTCTGGTGAGACCAGGCCGATTTGACATGCAAGTCACTGTTCCAAGACCGGATGTGAAGGGACGCACTGAAATCCTGGAGTGGTATTTGAAGAAAATTAAAGTGGATTCTGGTAAGAattattaagaaaaaaacaaatgtttccaAAGATTCTCAATAGAACAATCCAATAAAATAATctggttttgtgtgttttgtagcTGTTGATGCCGAGATCATtgccaggggaacagtgggttTCTCTGGAGCCGAACTGGAGAACCTGGTGAACCAGGCTGCACTGAAAGCAGCTGCTGATGGGAAAGAACTGGTGACCATGAAGGAGCTGGAGTTTGCGAAGGATAAGATCCTGATGGGTGAGGACAGTAGGGCCGTACAGCTTAGTCTCTGCAGCATGTGATGGGGATTAATGCTTTGAACAAAGACATTCTTTCCTGACATCCTCTTCTTCTCTGTCTGTCCAGGCCCAGAGCGCAGGAGTGTGGAGATAGACAAGAGAAATAAGATGATAACAGCCTATCATGAATCAGGACACGCTATAGTTGCTTATTACACCAAAGACGCCATGCCCATCAACAAAGCTACCATCATGCCACGCGGCCCTTCGCTTGGACATGTGAGTAAATGGTCTCACTGTTCCATTATAacattaaagtgatagttcaaccaaaaatgaaattctgtcatcatttactcgccctcatgtcgttccaaatccataagactttcgttcatcttcggaattcaaataaagatatttttatgaaatctgagagcttcaTAGACGCAACtgcaactgaaactttgacactttaaaaacttaataaagagatcagtttagtccaaattttctgaagagaaacgatcactttatatgatgaacagattgactttaggcttttattcacatataaacatataaattaGAATTTGTACAATGAGTTTTGCAGAAAGAAAGAGACTGCATGAAATTATAGCTTTTACTCTCCAGATTTATACATAAACCCATTGTGCTACTTCTTCTGTTTCTTTGGTCTCTCTCAGGTATCCTTGCTGCCAGAGAACGATCGCTGGAGTGAGACGCGGGCCCAGCTGCTGGCTCAGATGGACGTCAGCATGGGCGGCAGGGTCGCTGAGGAACTGGTGTTTGGAAATGATCACATCACCACTGGTGAGAGGTGTTCATAACTGATCCTTGCTACTTAAATTCTTAGAAATATCAATATCATggtttatttgtttcttttacAGGAGCATCCAGTGATTTTGATGGAGCCACCAAAATAGCACAGATGATGGTGACACGGTTTGGAATGAGTGACAAGGTGAAAACGCATTATGTGACTTAAtgctaatttttttcttttcctgtcTTACAGTATGTAGTTATTAATCATTTCATAATTTATGCCAGAGTTTCCCAAAATTGGGTTTGtgagttttgtctgctcaccaagattgcatttatttaattaaaaaaacagtaaaaacggtaatattgtgaaatattattacaatttaaaataagtgttttctattggaatataatataaaatgtaatttatttctgtgttggaaaagctgaattttcagcatcatttctccagtcttcagtgtcacatgatccttcagaaatcattttaatatgatgatttgctgctcaagaaacatttattattattatcaatgtaaaaaaaagttgtgtacttttttttcaggattccttgatgaatagatagttcaaaagaacggcatttatctgaaatacaaagcttttgtaacatacactaagaatttttattttttatttttttgagaagaatttaaagaatttttatttttcagcaaggatg
The nucleotide sequence above comes from Chanodichthys erythropterus isolate Z2021 chromosome 23, ASM2448905v1, whole genome shotgun sequence. Encoded proteins:
- the yme1l1a gene encoding ATP-dependent zinc metalloprotease YME1L1 isoform X2 — encoded protein: MFSLPTTFQSQGTVPLTHLINVVQYLKSSANSAVTTSVQSLQRDPSPEHDPLLNEPKVNLKELGLSELRFSHVRDVLERLLPSIDPEEKSISSAAQNSTAWRTSHISAPSFFQNKYGFSHRHMGLFGSPVFRRQSSSPLQTACIDLHHLQLWVQNRGFKTMRSKTRRLQSGFEGPVEAENYTPVFMKGLMKEKQDTGSFEQLLKQNNLSESHQDAFKTGFTEGFMKAQALTQRTQDSVKRTRLIIFALLLVGLYGVSRSPLFSVRFRTTSGLDSAVDPIQMKNVTFEHVKGVEEAKNELQDVVEFLRNPQKFTVLGGKLPKGILLVGPPGTGKTLLARAVAGEADVPFYYASGSEFDEMFVGVGASRIRNLFKEAKASAPCVIFIDELDSVGGKRIESPMHPYSRQTINQLLAEMDGFKPNEGVIVIGATNFAEALDNALVRPGRFDMQVTVPRPDVKGRTEILEWYLKKIKVDSAVDAEIIARGTVGFSGAELENLVNQAALKAAADGKELVTMKELEFAKDKILMGPERRSVEIDKRNKMITAYHESGHAIVAYYTKDAMPINKATIMPRGPSLGHVSLLPENDRWSETRAQLLAQMDVSMGGRVAEELVFGNDHITTGASSDFDGATKIAQMMVTRFGMSDKLGVMTYNDLTNHSPETQAAVEQEVRVLLQSSYERAKNLLKTYSKEHKLLADALLTYETLDAKEIQMILEGKSLEPR
- the yme1l1a gene encoding ATP-dependent zinc metalloprotease YME1L1 isoform X1, which produces MFSLPTTFQSQGTVPLTHLINVVQYLKSSANSAVTTSVQSLQRDPSPEHDPLLNEPKVNLKELGLSELRFSHVRDVLERLLPSIDPEEKSISSAAQNSTAWRTSHISAPSFFQNKYGFSHRHMGLFGSPVFRRQSSSPLQTACIDLHHLQLWVQNRGFKTMRSKTRRLQSGFEGPVEAENYTPVFMKGLMKEKQDTGSFEQLLKQNNLSESHQDAFKTGFTEGFMKAQALTQRTQDSVKRTRLIIFALLLVGLYGVSRSPLFSGKGSFSDTVRFRTTSGLDSAVDPIQMKNVTFEHVKGVEEAKNELQDVVEFLRNPQKFTVLGGKLPKGILLVGPPGTGKTLLARAVAGEADVPFYYASGSEFDEMFVGVGASRIRNLFKEAKASAPCVIFIDELDSVGGKRIESPMHPYSRQTINQLLAEMDGFKPNEGVIVIGATNFAEALDNALVRPGRFDMQVTVPRPDVKGRTEILEWYLKKIKVDSAVDAEIIARGTVGFSGAELENLVNQAALKAAADGKELVTMKELEFAKDKILMGPERRSVEIDKRNKMITAYHESGHAIVAYYTKDAMPINKATIMPRGPSLGHVSLLPENDRWSETRAQLLAQMDVSMGGRVAEELVFGNDHITTGASSDFDGATKIAQMMVTRFGMSDKLGVMTYNDLTNHSPETQAAVEQEVRVLLQSSYERAKNLLKTYSKEHKLLADALLTYETLDAKEIQMILEGKSLEPR